One segment of Salvelinus alpinus chromosome 1, SLU_Salpinus.1, whole genome shotgun sequence DNA contains the following:
- the LOC139530908 gene encoding interferon-induced 35 kDa protein homolog isoform X2, protein MTDTQVSQNTLDGILRAISKCKVQHNQLLKEQQYLSSARDDQEDLAKQFRQRVVKLRISLEEDDNNQARDVDSERKKIAALHDEESRLKREIQRAEKELQLEEESTHHLKQQTDVSTAAVPEKKVVFTGETGDGANTLNFDVKPHIVYPMEEGTALITFEDEEVAQKILSLREHKVDLGGDCAITLEAKLVRLLMPCQVEMDTEVCSRRILVSNLPKKAGEDRLLDKLEIHFAKSKNGGGEVEESDMLHDSGNVVITFIENNIAKGLTDKQYHDVEFEKGRKHSVKVTPFLNGEITSFQTRLSACGRTVLLTGIPAVMEQENLQDLLEIHFQKTSNGGGEVDAFLYNPLGQHTLALFEEDCPTEDQSQ, encoded by the exons ATGACAGACACCCAGGTATCACAAAACACCTTGGATGGAATCCTACGTGCTATCAGCAAATGCAAG GTTCAACACAATCAGTTGCTGAAggagcagcagtacctgtccaGCGCCAGGGATGACCAGGAGGACCTTGCTAAACAGTTCAGACAGCGCGTAGTCAAACTGAGGATATCTCTGGAAGAGGATGACAACAACCAAGCCAGAGATGTAGACTCTGAAAGG AAGAAGATAGCTGCCCTGCATGATGAGGAGAGCAGACTGAAGAGGGAGATCCAGAGAGCAGAGAAAGAACTGCAGCTTGAGGAGGAGAGCACCCACCACCTCAAGCAGCAGACTGAT GTGTCTACTGCTGCAGTGCCTGAAAAGAAGGTTGTGTTCACTGGAGAAACGGGTGATGGTGCAAACACACTCAATTTTGATGTGAAGCCACATATAGTGTATCCAATGGAGGAGGGCACTGCACTGATCACTTTTGAGGATGAGGAAG TGGCCCAGAAGATCCTGAGCCTGAGGGAGCATAAGGTGGATCTGGGCGGGGATTGTGCCATCACTCTGGAGGCCAAACTCGTACGGCTGCTGATGCCCTGTCAAGTAGAG aTGGACACCGAGGTATGTTCCCGCCGTATCCTGGTTTCCAACCTGCCCAAGAAGGCCGGGGAGGACCGCTTACTTGACAAACTGGAGATCCACTTTGCCAAGAGCAAGAATGGAGGGGGGGAGGTGGAAGAGTCTGACATGCTGCATGATTCTGGCAACGTGGTCATCACTTTTATagaaaacaata TTGCCAAAGGCCTGACTGACAAGCAGTACCACGATGTGGAGTTTGAGAAAGGGAGGAAGCACAGTGTGAAGGTGACTCCATTTCTGAACGGAGAGATCACAAGTTTCCAG ACACGGCTGTCAGCGTGTGGGCGTACTGTGCTGTTGACTGGCATCCCTGCCGTCATGGAGCAGGAGAACCTGCAGGACCTGCTGGAGATCCACTTCCAGAAGACCAGTAACGGTGGGGGAGAGGTGGACGCCTTCCTCTACAACCCCCTGGGGCAGCACACCCTGGCCCTGTTCGAGGAGGACTGTCCCACTGAAGACCAGAGCCAGTGA
- the LOC139575082 gene encoding progranulin-like isoform X2: protein MQRYLVLCMALLAQVSADDCPGGEACEEGNTCCKVPSNGYECCPMYQAECCEDHTHCCPEGTLCVVNESMCVNGTVSLPWVERVSAKQSIYPKSFRMISAYAGDEDDNICPDKSHCPEEFSCLKATTGYGCCPVAHAVPCSDGKHCCPEGHQCSTDCSSCIKQTEPVVAVMCSDKESECPEGTTCCETPDGSWGCCPMPKAVCCEDKIHCCPEGSTCDIKQSKCISTTNKEMPMWAKFPARKRAEWENQNVAQVTTPIPDTTTSANRSPASLWEGTSPPFIRTGDVPCDESTACSDGTTCCKTQEGGWACCPLPQAVCCSDLVHCCPHGKKCNLAAQTCDDPSGSPSEPWLKKVPAVPREGKLPGDVTCDPTHVCPDNTTCCKTASGDWSCCPLPEAVCCEDHEHCCPHGTTCDLAGLTCDGPSGSEPMVGKVPALTTLASDHEEAATDQQGVQMDDMELPTEDDKDVPCDESTACSDGTTCCKTQEGGWACCPLPQAVCCSDLVHCCPHGKKCNLAAQTCDDPSGSPSEPWLKKVPAVPREGKLPGDVTCDPTHVCPDNTTCCKTASGDWSCCPLPEAVCCEDHEHCCPHGSTCDLATLTCDGPSGPEPMVGKVPALTTQAPDHEEAPADHQGVQMDDMELPTEDDESDEDEELHRTQCDAHTSCPKDATCCFMKSTQKWGCCPLPQAVCCADGEHCCPKDYICDMRKTSCSKGGVVIPWYNKLAAEPDDSALTAPLSVKCDTQNRCPEGSSCCQLSTGQWGCCPLRKAVCCADEEHCCPQGYSCNMGSGTCQKLMFLQFQTVPLTRVSAPEPPTSQEKEIHCGGPFVCNNEETCCKVSATTWACCPVPNAVCCSDMKHCCTTGYSCGEGRSCTQSTGFKWDHWQVFFSNKKRALRV, encoded by the exons atgCAGAGGTATCTGGTGCTCTGTATGGCCCTGCTGGCCCAGGTCTCTGCTGATGACTGCCCAGGTGGAGAGGCGTGTGAGGAGGGCAACACCTGCTGCAAGGTCCCCTCCAATGGCTATGAATGTTGCCCAATGTATCAG GCTGAGTGCTGTGAGGATCATACCCACTGCTGCCCTGAGGGAACACTCTGCGTTGTGAATGAGTCCATGTGTGTGAATGGAACTGTCTCCCTGCCATGGGTGGAGAGAGTCTCTGCTAAACAGTCCATATATCCTAAA TCTTTCAGAATGATCAGTGCATATGCCGGGGATGAGGATGATAACATCTGCCCTGACAAGTCCCACTGCCCCGAAGAGTTCTCCTGTCTGAAGGCCACTACAGGCTATGGTTGCTGTCCTGTCGCTCAT GCTGTGCCTTGCTCTGATGGGAAACATTGCTGTCCTGAAGGCCACCAGTGCAGCACAGACTGCAGCTCCTGCATCAAACAGACAG AGCCTGTTGTTGCAGTGATGTGCAGTGACAAAGAGTCTGAGTGCCCAGAGGGAACCACATGCTGTGAGACTCCAGATGGGAGTTGGGGATGCTGCCCCATGCCCAAG GCTGTGTGCTGTGAGGATAAGATTCACTGTTGTCCTGAGGGCAGCACCTGTGACATCAAGCAATCCAAGTGTATATCCACTACCAACAAGGAAATGCCCATGTGGGCTAAGTTCCCTGCCCGCAAGAGGGCAGAGTGGGAAAACCAGAATG TTGCCCAAGTGACAACACCTATTCCAGACACTACCACCTCAGCCAATAGGAGTCCTGCTTCTCTTTGGGAGGGTACTTCTCCACCCTTCATTAGGACAGGAG ACGTTCCCTGTGATGAGTCAACGGCCTGTTCGGATGGAACCACATGTTGTAAAACACAGGAAGGAGGATGGGCATGCTGTCCTCTGCCACAG GCAGTTTGCTGCAGTGACTTGGTCCACTGCTGCCCTCATGGTAAGAAGTGCAACCTGGCTGCCCAGACGTGTGACGACCCCTCAGGCTCCCCCTCTGAGCCCTGGCTGAAGAAGGTTCCTGCCGTGCCTCGGGAGGGTAAATTGCCAGGGGATGTTACCTGTGACCCCACCCATGTGTGTCCCGACAACACCACCTGCTGCAAGACAGCGTCAGGAGACTGGTCCTGCTGCCCCTTGCCTGAG gcTGTTTGCTGTGAGGACCACGAGCACTGCTGCCCCCATGGCACCACCTGTGACCTGGCTGGCCTCACCTGTGATGGTCCCTCAGGGTCGGAGCCCATGGTGGGGAAGGTGCCAGCTCTCACAACCCTGGCATCTGATCATGAAGAGGCAGCCACAGACCAGCAAGGGGTGCAGATGGATGACATGGAGCTGCCTACAGAAGATGACAAAG ACGTTCCCTGTGATGAGTCAACGGCCTGTTCGGATGGAACCACATGTTGTAAAACACAGGAAGGAGGATGGGCATGCTGTCCTCTGCCACAG GCAGTTTGCTGCAGTGACTTGGTCCACTGCTGCCCTCATGGTAAGAAGTGCAACCTGGCTGCCCAGACGTGTGACGACCCCTCAGGCTCCCCCTCTGAGCCCTGGCTGAAGAAGGTTCCTGCCGTGCCTCGGGAGGGTAAATTGCCAGGGGATGTTACCTGTGACCCCACCCATGTGTGTCCCGACAACACCACCTGCTGCAAGACAGCGTCAGGAGACTGGTCCTGCTGCCCCTTGCCTGAG GCTGTTTGCTGTGAGGACCACGAGCATTGTTGCCCCCATGGCAGCACCTGTGATCTGGCTACCCTCACCTGTGATGGCCCCTCAGGGCCAGAGCCAATGGTGGGGAAGGTGCCCGCCCTCACAACCCAGGCACCTGATCATGAGGAGGCACCCGCAGACCACCAGGGGGTGCAGATGGACGACATGGAGCTGCCTACAGAGGATGATGAAAGTGATGAAGACGAGGAGTTGCACAGGACACAGTGTGACGCCCACACCAGCTGCCCAAAGGACGCCACCTGCTGCTTTATGAAATCCACCCAGAAATGGGGCTGCTGCCCACTGCCACAG GCAGTGTGCTGTGCTGATGGAGAGCACTGCTGTCCCAAAGACTACATATGTGATATGCGCAAGACCTCCTGCTCTAAGGGTGGGGTGGTGATCCCATGGTACAACAAGCTGGCAGCTGAGCCAGATGACAGTGCCCTCACTGCCCCCCTCTCTGTGAAGTGTGACACCCAGAACAGATGCCCTGAAGGCTCCAGCTGCTGCCAACTTTCCACAGGACAGTGGGGCTGCTGCCCCCTGCgcaag GCTGTGTGCTGTGCAGATGAGGAGCACTGCTGTCCACAGGGCTACAGCTGTAACATGGGCTCAGGGACTTGCCAGAAGCTAATGTTTCTTCAGTTCCAGACGGTACCCCTAACTCGGGTGTCTGCGCCTGAGCCCCCGACCTCACAGGAGAAGGAAATCCACTGTGGGGGGCCGTTTGTCTGCAATAATGAGGAGACATGCTGCAAGGTCTCCGCCACTACATGGGCCTGCTGTCCCGTTCCAAAT GCGGTGTGCTGCAGTGACATGAAGCACTGCTGCACTACAGGCTACTCCTGTGGTGAGGGACGGTCCTGCACCCAGTCCACTGGCTTCAAATGGGACCACTGGCAGGTGTTCTTCTCCAACAAGAAGAGAGCCCTGCGTGTGTGA
- the LOC139575082 gene encoding progranulin-like isoform X1 has protein sequence MQRYLVLCMALLAQVSADDCPGGEACEEGNTCCKVPSNGYECCPMYQAECCEDHTHCCPEGTLCVVNESMCVNGTVSLPWVERVSAKQSIYPKSFRMISAYAGDEDDNICPDKSHCPEEFSCLKATTGYGCCPVAHAVPCSDGKHCCPEGHQCSTDCSSCIKQTEPVVAVMCSDKESECPEGTTCCETPDGSWGCCPMPKAVCCEDKIHCCPEGSTCDIKQSKCISTTNKEMPMWAKFPARKRAEWENQNEVAQVTTPIPDTTTSANRSPASLWEGTSPPFIRTGDVPCDESTACSDGTTCCKTQEGGWACCPLPQAVCCSDLVHCCPHGKKCNLAAQTCDDPSGSPSEPWLKKVPAVPREGKLPGDVTCDPTHVCPDNTTCCKTASGDWSCCPLPEAVCCEDHEHCCPHGTTCDLAGLTCDGPSGSEPMVGKVPALTTLASDHEEAATDQQGVQMDDMELPTEDDKDVPCDESTACSDGTTCCKTQEGGWACCPLPQAVCCSDLVHCCPHGKKCNLAAQTCDDPSGSPSEPWLKKVPAVPREGKLPGDVTCDPTHVCPDNTTCCKTASGDWSCCPLPEAVCCEDHEHCCPHGSTCDLATLTCDGPSGPEPMVGKVPALTTQAPDHEEAPADHQGVQMDDMELPTEDDESDEDEELHRTQCDAHTSCPKDATCCFMKSTQKWGCCPLPQAVCCADGEHCCPKDYICDMRKTSCSKGGVVIPWYNKLAAEPDDSALTAPLSVKCDTQNRCPEGSSCCQLSTGQWGCCPLRKAVCCADEEHCCPQGYSCNMGSGTCQKLMFLQFQTVPLTRVSAPEPPTSQEKEIHCGGPFVCNNEETCCKVSATTWACCPVPNAVCCSDMKHCCTTGYSCGEGRSCTQSTGFKWDHWQVFFSNKKRALRV, from the exons atgCAGAGGTATCTGGTGCTCTGTATGGCCCTGCTGGCCCAGGTCTCTGCTGATGACTGCCCAGGTGGAGAGGCGTGTGAGGAGGGCAACACCTGCTGCAAGGTCCCCTCCAATGGCTATGAATGTTGCCCAATGTATCAG GCTGAGTGCTGTGAGGATCATACCCACTGCTGCCCTGAGGGAACACTCTGCGTTGTGAATGAGTCCATGTGTGTGAATGGAACTGTCTCCCTGCCATGGGTGGAGAGAGTCTCTGCTAAACAGTCCATATATCCTAAA TCTTTCAGAATGATCAGTGCATATGCCGGGGATGAGGATGATAACATCTGCCCTGACAAGTCCCACTGCCCCGAAGAGTTCTCCTGTCTGAAGGCCACTACAGGCTATGGTTGCTGTCCTGTCGCTCAT GCTGTGCCTTGCTCTGATGGGAAACATTGCTGTCCTGAAGGCCACCAGTGCAGCACAGACTGCAGCTCCTGCATCAAACAGACAG AGCCTGTTGTTGCAGTGATGTGCAGTGACAAAGAGTCTGAGTGCCCAGAGGGAACCACATGCTGTGAGACTCCAGATGGGAGTTGGGGATGCTGCCCCATGCCCAAG GCTGTGTGCTGTGAGGATAAGATTCACTGTTGTCCTGAGGGCAGCACCTGTGACATCAAGCAATCCAAGTGTATATCCACTACCAACAAGGAAATGCCCATGTGGGCTAAGTTCCCTGCCCGCAAGAGGGCAGAGTGGGAAAACCAGAATG AAGTTGCCCAAGTGACAACACCTATTCCAGACACTACCACCTCAGCCAATAGGAGTCCTGCTTCTCTTTGGGAGGGTACTTCTCCACCCTTCATTAGGACAGGAG ACGTTCCCTGTGATGAGTCAACGGCCTGTTCGGATGGAACCACATGTTGTAAAACACAGGAAGGAGGATGGGCATGCTGTCCTCTGCCACAG GCAGTTTGCTGCAGTGACTTGGTCCACTGCTGCCCTCATGGTAAGAAGTGCAACCTGGCTGCCCAGACGTGTGACGACCCCTCAGGCTCCCCCTCTGAGCCCTGGCTGAAGAAGGTTCCTGCCGTGCCTCGGGAGGGTAAATTGCCAGGGGATGTTACCTGTGACCCCACCCATGTGTGTCCCGACAACACCACCTGCTGCAAGACAGCGTCAGGAGACTGGTCCTGCTGCCCCTTGCCTGAG gcTGTTTGCTGTGAGGACCACGAGCACTGCTGCCCCCATGGCACCACCTGTGACCTGGCTGGCCTCACCTGTGATGGTCCCTCAGGGTCGGAGCCCATGGTGGGGAAGGTGCCAGCTCTCACAACCCTGGCATCTGATCATGAAGAGGCAGCCACAGACCAGCAAGGGGTGCAGATGGATGACATGGAGCTGCCTACAGAAGATGACAAAG ACGTTCCCTGTGATGAGTCAACGGCCTGTTCGGATGGAACCACATGTTGTAAAACACAGGAAGGAGGATGGGCATGCTGTCCTCTGCCACAG GCAGTTTGCTGCAGTGACTTGGTCCACTGCTGCCCTCATGGTAAGAAGTGCAACCTGGCTGCCCAGACGTGTGACGACCCCTCAGGCTCCCCCTCTGAGCCCTGGCTGAAGAAGGTTCCTGCCGTGCCTCGGGAGGGTAAATTGCCAGGGGATGTTACCTGTGACCCCACCCATGTGTGTCCCGACAACACCACCTGCTGCAAGACAGCGTCAGGAGACTGGTCCTGCTGCCCCTTGCCTGAG GCTGTTTGCTGTGAGGACCACGAGCATTGTTGCCCCCATGGCAGCACCTGTGATCTGGCTACCCTCACCTGTGATGGCCCCTCAGGGCCAGAGCCAATGGTGGGGAAGGTGCCCGCCCTCACAACCCAGGCACCTGATCATGAGGAGGCACCCGCAGACCACCAGGGGGTGCAGATGGACGACATGGAGCTGCCTACAGAGGATGATGAAAGTGATGAAGACGAGGAGTTGCACAGGACACAGTGTGACGCCCACACCAGCTGCCCAAAGGACGCCACCTGCTGCTTTATGAAATCCACCCAGAAATGGGGCTGCTGCCCACTGCCACAG GCAGTGTGCTGTGCTGATGGAGAGCACTGCTGTCCCAAAGACTACATATGTGATATGCGCAAGACCTCCTGCTCTAAGGGTGGGGTGGTGATCCCATGGTACAACAAGCTGGCAGCTGAGCCAGATGACAGTGCCCTCACTGCCCCCCTCTCTGTGAAGTGTGACACCCAGAACAGATGCCCTGAAGGCTCCAGCTGCTGCCAACTTTCCACAGGACAGTGGGGCTGCTGCCCCCTGCgcaag GCTGTGTGCTGTGCAGATGAGGAGCACTGCTGTCCACAGGGCTACAGCTGTAACATGGGCTCAGGGACTTGCCAGAAGCTAATGTTTCTTCAGTTCCAGACGGTACCCCTAACTCGGGTGTCTGCGCCTGAGCCCCCGACCTCACAGGAGAAGGAAATCCACTGTGGGGGGCCGTTTGTCTGCAATAATGAGGAGACATGCTGCAAGGTCTCCGCCACTACATGGGCCTGCTGTCCCGTTCCAAAT GCGGTGTGCTGCAGTGACATGAAGCACTGCTGCACTACAGGCTACTCCTGTGGTGAGGGACGGTCCTGCACCCAGTCCACTGGCTTCAAATGGGACCACTGGCAGGTGTTCTTCTCCAACAAGAAGAGAGCCCTGCGTGTGTGA
- the LOC139531067 gene encoding large ribosomal subunit protein eL27: MGKFMKPGKVVMVLAGRYAGRKAVIVKNIDDGTSDRPYSHALVSGIDRYPRKVTTTMGKKKVAKRSKIKAFVKVYNYNHLMPTRYSVDIPLDKTVVNKDVFRDPALKRKARREAKIKFEERYKTGKNKWFFQKLRF, from the exons ATGGGCAAGTTCATGAAACCTGGGAAGGTGGTGATGGTCCTTGCTGGGCGCTACGCTGGTCGTAAAGCTGTTATAGTCAAG AACATTGATGATGGCACCTCAGACCGCCCTTATAGCCACGCACTGGTCTCGGGTATTGACCGCTACCCCCGCAAAGTGACCACAACCATGGGCAAGAAGAAGGTTGCCAAGAGGTCCAAGATCAAGGCCTTCGTGAAGGTGTACAACTACAATCACCTCATGCCCACCAG ATACTCCGTGGACATTCCTCTGGACAAAACTGTCGTCAACAAGGATGTCTTCAGAGACCCTGCCCTGAAACGCAAAGCCAGACGGGAGGCCAAGATTAAGTTTGAGGAGAG GTACAAGACGGGCAAGAACAAATGGTTCTTCCAGAAGCTTAGATTCTAG
- the LOC139530908 gene encoding interferon-induced 35 kDa protein homolog isoform X1, whose amino-acid sequence MCDEDFSLMTDTQVSQNTLDGILRAISKCKVQHNQLLKEQQYLSSARDDQEDLAKQFRQRVVKLRISLEEDDNNQARDVDSERKKIAALHDEESRLKREIQRAEKELQLEEESTHHLKQQTDVSTAAVPEKKVVFTGETGDGANTLNFDVKPHIVYPMEEGTALITFEDEEVAQKILSLREHKVDLGGDCAITLEAKLVRLLMPCQVEMDTEVCSRRILVSNLPKKAGEDRLLDKLEIHFAKSKNGGGEVEESDMLHDSGNVVITFIENNIAKGLTDKQYHDVEFEKGRKHSVKVTPFLNGEITSFQTRLSACGRTVLLTGIPAVMEQENLQDLLEIHFQKTSNGGGEVDAFLYNPLGQHTLALFEEDCPTEDQSQ is encoded by the exons ATGTGTGATGAG GATTTCTCCTTAATGACAGACACCCAGGTATCACAAAACACCTTGGATGGAATCCTACGTGCTATCAGCAAATGCAAG GTTCAACACAATCAGTTGCTGAAggagcagcagtacctgtccaGCGCCAGGGATGACCAGGAGGACCTTGCTAAACAGTTCAGACAGCGCGTAGTCAAACTGAGGATATCTCTGGAAGAGGATGACAACAACCAAGCCAGAGATGTAGACTCTGAAAGG AAGAAGATAGCTGCCCTGCATGATGAGGAGAGCAGACTGAAGAGGGAGATCCAGAGAGCAGAGAAAGAACTGCAGCTTGAGGAGGAGAGCACCCACCACCTCAAGCAGCAGACTGAT GTGTCTACTGCTGCAGTGCCTGAAAAGAAGGTTGTGTTCACTGGAGAAACGGGTGATGGTGCAAACACACTCAATTTTGATGTGAAGCCACATATAGTGTATCCAATGGAGGAGGGCACTGCACTGATCACTTTTGAGGATGAGGAAG TGGCCCAGAAGATCCTGAGCCTGAGGGAGCATAAGGTGGATCTGGGCGGGGATTGTGCCATCACTCTGGAGGCCAAACTCGTACGGCTGCTGATGCCCTGTCAAGTAGAG aTGGACACCGAGGTATGTTCCCGCCGTATCCTGGTTTCCAACCTGCCCAAGAAGGCCGGGGAGGACCGCTTACTTGACAAACTGGAGATCCACTTTGCCAAGAGCAAGAATGGAGGGGGGGAGGTGGAAGAGTCTGACATGCTGCATGATTCTGGCAACGTGGTCATCACTTTTATagaaaacaata TTGCCAAAGGCCTGACTGACAAGCAGTACCACGATGTGGAGTTTGAGAAAGGGAGGAAGCACAGTGTGAAGGTGACTCCATTTCTGAACGGAGAGATCACAAGTTTCCAG ACACGGCTGTCAGCGTGTGGGCGTACTGTGCTGTTGACTGGCATCCCTGCCGTCATGGAGCAGGAGAACCTGCAGGACCTGCTGGAGATCCACTTCCAGAAGACCAGTAACGGTGGGGGAGAGGTGGACGCCTTCCTCTACAACCCCCTGGGGCAGCACACCCTGGCCCTGTTCGAGGAGGACTGTCCCACTGAAGACCAGAGCCAGTGA
- the LOC139530843 gene encoding RUN domain-containing protein 1-like: protein MSTEELSTSDSEAAVAGAGKRWAPVGAVASPEDESGKGNAVEPRRKGSAVSGETEMTARLRKLEDEQGLLNSSLLALTSHFAQVQFRLKQIVHAPTDEKERMLVELEEFAFKGCPHVVGCRPQDTQQLENASEREKRERLEVQREKQKELIVQLKTQLDDLERYAYQEGSYDSLPQSVVMERQKVIIDELIKKLDVNFNEDIGNLTPEELRQRVDAAIAQIVNPARVKEQLVDQLKTQIRDLEMFINFIQDEVGNPLLSDGKPSQQPRTAGPNTRAPGGRKKMDPEQAQKMRQTGLQLIQRALAVLQIFAVSQFGCAAGHVPQSMWSQGEGGQDYGPLLQRLEGAVDRVRVQASCRQPSVDHVVSYNSSLALGSRDELTASVRKELAMALRDLLAHGLYSPSQGMSLVLAPISCLLPYRPGPTTIHPWELFVKYYHSKNGKAFVESPARQLSQSFSLPVVGNPVTVTPKQSLLWAIHSVLLEHDRYKRGADSEFKALVCMALNEQRLVSWLNLLCKSGALVHPHYQHWSYMAQTGFEGALRILGRISHLKFNLPVDLAVRQLKNIKDAF, encoded by the exons ATGTCGACAGAGGAACTGTCAACCTCGGACAGCGAAGCTGCTGTTGCTGGGGCTGGCAAGCGATGGGCGCCCGTCGGCGCTGTAGCCAGTCCGGAGGATGAGAGCGGGAAGGGAAACGCGGTCGAGCCGAGGAGGAAAGGCTCAGCTGTGTCTGGTGAGACGGAGATGACCGCAAGATTGAGGAAACTGGAGGACGAACAGGGCCTGCTGAATTCCTCGCTCCTCGCGTTGACATCTCATTTTGCACAAGTGCAGTTCCGCTTGAAGCAGATAGTTCACGCTCCGACTGATGAGAAGGAGAGGATGCTGGTAGAACTCGAGGAGTTTGCCTTCAAAGGCTGTCCTCACGTTGTGGGATGCAGGCCACAGGATACTCAACAGCTTGAAAACGCG agtgagagggagaagagggagcgTCTGGAGGTCCAGAGGGAGAAGCAGAAGGAGCTCATCGTCCAGCTGAAGACCCAGTTGGATGACCTGGAGCGCTATGCCTACCAGGAGGGCAGCTACGACTCCCTGCCCCAGTCTGTGGTCATGGAGAGACAGAAG GTAATCATTGACGAGTTGATCAAGAAGCTGGATGTGAACTTCAATGAGGACATAGGGAACCTGACGCCTGAGGAGCTAAGACAGAGAGTGGACGCTGCCATCGCTCAAATAGTCAACCCAGCCAGGGTCAAGGAGCAGCTGGTGGACCAGCTCAAGACCCAGATCAGGGACCTAGAGATGTTCATCAACTTCATCCAGG ATGAGGTAGGGAACCCTCTTCTGTCTGATGGTAAACCCAGCCAGCAACCGAGGACAGCAGGGCCCAACACCAGAGCCCCTGGAGGGAGGAAGAAAA TGGACCCAGAGCAggcccagaagatgaggcagacaggCTTGCAGCTGATCCAGCGGGCCCTGGCTGTGCTGCAGATCTTTGCAGTGAGCCAGTTTGGCTGTGCTGCTGGCCACGTTCCCCAGAGCATGTGGTCGCAGGGGGAAGGGGGCCAGGACTACGGCCCTCTGCTGCAGCGTCTGGAGGGGGCTGTAGACCGGGTTCGAGTGCAGGCCTCGTGCAGACAGCCCTCAGTAGATCACGTGGTCAGCTACAACAGCAGCTTGGCCCTGGGGTCCCGTGATGAGCTCACTGCCTCAGTGAGGAAGGAGCTGGCCATGGCTCTGAGAGACCTGCTAGCCCACGGTCTCTACTCCCCCTCCCAGGGCATGAGTCTGGTGCTGGCCCCTATCTCCTGCCTGCTGCCCTACAGACCTGGCCCAACAACCATCCACCCCTGGGAGCTCTTTGTCAAGTACTACCACTCCAAAAATGGCAAGGCTTTCGTGGAGTCGCCAGCCCGCCAACTCTCGCAGTCCTTCAGCCTACCTGTTGTGGGCAATCCGGTCACTGTCACACCCAAGCAGTCTCTGCTCTGGGCTATTCACTCAGTGTTGCTGGAGCATGATCGCTACAAGCGAGGAGCAGACTCAGAGTTCAAGGCTCTGGTATGCATGGCTCTGAACGAGCAGAGGCTAGTGTCATGGCTTAACCTGCTGTGCAAGTCAGGGGCCTTGGTGCATCCGCACTACCAGCACTGGAGCTACATGGCCCAGACAGGCTTCGAGGGAGCCCTGCGCATCCTGGGACGTATCAGCCACCTCAAGTTTAACCTGCCGGTGGACCTGGCTGTGAGGCAGCTCAAGAACATCAAGGATGCCTTCTGA